One genomic region from Xenopus laevis strain J_2021 chromosome 2L, Xenopus_laevis_v10.1, whole genome shotgun sequence encodes:
- the LOC121399747 gene encoding serine/threonine-protein kinase mig-15-like, whose product MEYVPSENPEQKLDLAVTICQETPETPDVNIEQEPSEKPEQKLELAVTICQETPETPDININQEEQQVEQDQDLRADSSPCHSQEPSETPDDTNCQEKQKQELDLGMNNCQENQLEVKFPTPRTYLQILEPTGQDSYGMNYTGWHRKEQLDVSVTIVKDIEKRKDILQEVEVLELIRGHENVIGYYGAYYQRASVKKPHYEGLWISMERWNGVAVEDLIYTSEQYSLHESWIAYICKEVLKGLCHLENKKVIHHDLRPQNIILTTSADVKISDFSSATIGEMSHSTSGRIPYLAPEVLANFGKKTIWYNSKADIWSLGISALQMAEGYYPFSRFPQQKLMKRIMHGPAPVLLWDKWSDNFHSFVGHCLQKDPAWRPSAGKLLSHPFICKIFNERGVKSNIKWHLQ is encoded by the exons ATGGAATAT GTACCATCAGAAAACCCAGAGCAGAAACTAGACCTGGCTGTAACCATCTGCCAG GAGACTCCAGAAACTCCTGATGTCAACATTGAACAG GAACCATCAGAAAAGCCAGAGCAGAAACTGGAGCTGGCTGTAACCATCTGCCAG GAGACTCCAGAAACTCCTGATATCAACATCAATCAG GAGGAACAACAAGTCGAGCAGGACCAGGATCTAagagctgatagcagcccctgccactcccag GAACCATCAGAAACCCCTGACGATACCAACTGCCaggaaaaacaaaagcaagagCTGGATCTGGGCATGAACAACTGCCAG GAGAATCAGCTTGAAGTAAAGTTCCCG ACGCCCAGGACATATCTGCAAATCCTGGAGCCAACAGGACAGGACAGCTACGGGATGAATTATACC GGTTGGCACCGTAAAGAACAACTGGATGTGTCCGTGACCATCGTAAAGGACATAGAG AAGAGAAAAGACATCCTTCAAGAAGTGGAAGTCCTTGAACTTATCAGAGGCCACGAAAATGTCATTGGCTACTATGGGGCTTATTACCAACGTGCCTCTGTAAAGAAGCCCCACTATGAAGGACTGTGG ATTTCTATGGAGCGTTGGAATGGTGTAGCGGTGGAAGATCTAATCTACACCAGTGAGCAGTACTCCTTGCATGAAAGCTGGATAGCGTACATCTGCAAGGAGGTATTAAAG GGCCTGTGTCATCTGGAAAACAAAAAGGTCATCCATCACGACCTGCGGCCCCAGAACATTATCCTGACAACATCGGCAGATGTAAAGATCA GTGATTTCAGCTCCGCCACCATCGGGGAAATGAGTCACAGTACGTCTGGGCGGATTCCATACCTGGCGCCAGAAGTACTGGCCAATTTTGGCAAGAAGACCATATGGTATAACTCTAAG GCTGACATATGGTCCTTGGGAATATCAGCACTTCAAATGGCGGAAGGCTATTACC CATTCAGCAGATTTCCCCAGCAAAAACTCATGAAACGCATCATGCACGGACCTGCGCCAGTATTATTGTGGGACAAATG gAGCGACAACTTCCATTCATTCGTCGGCCATTGCCTCCAGAAAGATCCAGCTTGGAGGCCGTCTGCTGGAAAGCTCTTATCACACCCCTTCATTTGTAAGATCTTTAATGAAAGGGGTGTGAAGAGCAATATCAAATGGCACCTGCAGTGA
- the LOC121400064 gene encoding serine/threonine-protein kinase mig-15-like → MNYTGWHRKEQLDVSVTIVKDIEKRKDILQEVEVLELIRGHENVIGYYGAYYQRASVKKPHYEGLWISMERWNGVAVEDLIYTSEQYSLHESWIAYICKEVLKGLCHLENKKVIHHDLRPQNIILTTSADVKISDFSSATIGEMSHSTSGRIPYLAPEVLANFGKKTIWYNSKADIWSLGISALQMAEGYYPFSRFPQQKLMKRIMHGPAPVLLWDKWSDNFHSFIGHCLQKDPAWRPSAGKLLSHPFICKIFNERGVKSNIKWHLQ, encoded by the exons ATGAATTATACC GGTTGGCACCGTAAAGAACAACTGGATGTGTCCGTGACCATCGTAAAGGACATAGAG AAGAGAAAAGACATCCTTCAAGAAGTGGAAGTCCTTGAACTTATCAGAGGCCACGAAAATGTCATTGGCTACTATGGGGCTTATTACCAACGTGCCTCTGTAAAGAAGCCCCACTATGAAGGACTGTGG ATTTCTATGGAGCGTTGGAATGGTGTAGCGGTGGAAGATCTAATCTACACCAGTGAGCAGTACTCCTTGCATGAAAGCTGGATAGCGTACATCTGCAAGGAGGTATTAAAG GGCCTGTGTCATCTGGAAAACAAAAAGGTCATCCATCACGACCTGCGGCCCCAGAACATTATCCTGACAACATCGGCAGATGTAAAGATCA GTGATTTCAGCTCCGCCACCATCGGGGAAATGAGTCACAGCACGTCTGGGCGGATTCCATACCTGGCGCCAGAAGTACTGGCCAATTTTGGCAAGAAGACCATATGGTATAACTCTAAG GCTGACATATGGTCCTTGGGAATATCAGCACTTCAAATGGCGGAAGGCTATTACC CATTCAGCAGATTTCCCCAGCAAAAACTCATGAAACGCATCATGCACGGACCTGCGCCAGTATTATTGTGGGACAAATG gAGCGACAACTTCCATTCATTCATTGGCCATTGCCTCCAGAAAGATCCAGCTTGGAGGCCGTCTGCTGGAAAGCTCTTATCACACCCCTTCATTTGTAAGATCTTTAATGAAAGGGGTGTGAAGAGCAATATCAAATGGCACCTGCAGTGA